Proteins from one Bactrocera neohumeralis isolate Rockhampton chromosome 3, APGP_CSIRO_Bneo_wtdbg2-racon-allhic-juicebox.fasta_v2, whole genome shotgun sequence genomic window:
- the LOC126752492 gene encoding lysosomal alpha-mannosidase isoform X1, with protein MHSTASSCPFGSTLKLFIIFFLCALHNNLGEARPQSAEHEYVAVGKKCGYESCPKTQPNMLNVHLVAHTHDDVGWLKTVDQYYYGSKTLIQKAGVQYILDSVVHELLRDPEKRFIYVESAFFFKWWREQEPELQEQVKMLVNEGRLEFIGGAWSMNDEATAHYQSIVDQFTWGLRRLNDTFGECARPRIGWQIDPFGHSREMASMFAQMGFDGLFFGRLDYQDKMERLTTKTAEMIWRASANLEDSSKLFTGALYNQYQPPPGFCFDILCADEPIIDAKHSPDNNVKRRVNDFLKFIDQQAQFYRTNNIIITMGGDFTYQDANVYFKNLDKLIRYTNERQVNGSNVNLLYSTPSCYLKSLHDAGISWPTKDDDFFPYASDPHAYWTGYFTSRPTLKRYERVGNHFLQVCKQLTAMAPNTAGQFDPHLSFMREAMGVMQHHDAVTGTEKQAVAADYARHLEVAIRACATNTKEVLNQLTVDTAASESATESGRRERRWATGPKKEYTFKFETCTLLNISSCAVPEKADKFVLTLYNPLAQTVSEFVRIPVPDVNYEVKDFDDVTMETQFLPIPAPIQDLNFRKSSALYELVFLASSLPPLGYKSYYITKTSGNGMKPVPDPANKSSFTSIGNEYIRLNFDTNGFLVTVTADGMTRIVNQEFVYYEAAIGNNREFRNRSSGAYIFRPAHDQVRSISLQPKLKIYRGNLVEEVHQSFNEWVSQVVRVYRQQHHAEFEWLVGPIPVDDGRGKEIVSRFNSDIDSAGVFYTDSNGREMLKRKRDHRDTWKVKLLEHTAGNYYPITTKIALEDDNARMAILTDRAQGGSSMGAGSLELMVHRRLLHDDAFGVDEALNETAYGEGLIARGTHYLIVGSSQKQQSPTTQAIERFTQLRKLLPAWSFFSDAEDIDYADWRENFTNIFTGIEFELPENIHLMSFEPWHENEVLVRFEHILEKDEDPEYSKAVQFNIQSVLSILKIADMRETTLAANAWLGDNQRMEFVPDEPELGYNSYGVYQRSLQHQLLLRADRPLLGAKYYDETKNPKREEDEDEQLAMQTNRLKRDTEESQELNRERAEKLRKLKVRRQTLAKKYVNGDDRFVVEMSPMQMRTYILTLQKEN; from the exons ATGCATTCAACTGCAAGTAGCTGCCCATTCGGCAGTACCctgaaactttttattattttcttcttatgTGCGCTGCATAACAACTTGGGCGAAGCGCGTCCGCAAAGTGCAGAACATGAATATGTAGCGGTCGGCAAGAAATGCGGTTATGAG AGCTGCCCCAAAACCCAACCCAATATGTTGAATGTCCATCTTGTGGCACACACTCATGATGATGTGGGCTGGCTCAAGACCGTCGATCAATATTATTATGGCAGCAAAACGCTGATACAAAAAGCCGGCGTACAATACATTTTGGACTCGGTAGTGCATGAACTGTTGCGGGATCCCGAAAAACGTTTCATCTATGTCGAATCGGCATTCTTCTTCAAATGGTGGCGCGAACAGGAACCGGAACTGCAGGAGCAAGTGAAAATGCTGGTAAATGAGGGGCGTCTGGAGTTTATCGGTGGCGCTTGGAGTATGAATGACGAGGCAACAGCGCATTATCAAAGTATAGTCGATCAATTTACTTGGGGTTTGCG gcGCCTCAACGACACTTTTGGTGAGTGTGCGCGTCCACGCATCGGCTGGCAGATCGATCCGTTTGGGCACTCACGTGAAATGGCTTCAATGTTTGCGCAAATGGGTTTCGATGGACTCTTCTTCGGTCGTCTCGATTATCAGGACAAAATGGAGCGTTTGACAACCAAAACAGCGGAGATGATATGGCGCGCCTCGGCCAACTTGG aagatTCATCCAAACTGTTCACTGGTGCTCTATATAACCAATACCAGCCACCACCCGGGTTTTGCTTCGACATACTTTGCGCTGATGAACCGATAATTGACGCCAAGCATAGTCCAGATAATAATGTTAAACGCCGC gtgaatgattttttgaaattcattgaTCAACAAGCACAATTTTATCGCACTAACAACATAATCATAACGATGGGCGGCGATTTTACTTATCAGGATGCTAATgtctatttcaaaaatttggatAAACTTATAAG ATACACAAATGAGCGGCAAGTGAATGGTTCCAATGTAAATCTTCTTTATTCGACACCTTCTTGTTATCTGAAGTCTCTGCATGACGCCGGTATAAGCTGGCCAACAAAAGATGATGATTTCTTCCCATACGCCTCAGATCCGCACGCCTATTGGACAGGGTACTTCACCTCTCGGCCCACCCTAAAACGTTACGAACGCGTTGGCAACCATTTTCTACAAGTTTGCAAGCAACTCACCGCCATGGCGCCAAATACAGCTGGCCAGTTCGATCCACATCTCTCATTCATGCGCGAAGCAATGGGTGTCATGCAGCACCACGACGCAGTCACCGGCACCGAGAAGCAAGCGGTTGCTGCAGACTATGCGCGCCATCTGGAAGTAGCAATACGTGCGTGTGCCACTAATACAAAAGAAGTCTTAAATCAACTCACTGTGGACACAGCGGCTTCCGAAAGTGCTACAGAGTCTGGAAGACGAGAACGCAGATGGGCTACTGGTCCTAAAAAggaatatacatttaaattcgAAACGTGTACACTGCTCAATATCAGTTCGTGTGCAGTACCCGAAAAGGCTGACAAATTCGTTTTGACTCTGTACAATCCACTGGCTCAAACGGTTTCAGAGTTCGTGCGTATTCCGGTACCGGACGTGAACTATGAGGTTAAGGATTTCGATG ACGTTACAATGGAGACGCAGTTCTTACCAATTCCTGCACCTATACAAGATCTCAATTTCCGAAAATCAAGCGCACTTTATGAACTTGTTTTCCTTGCAAGCTCACTGCCACCGCTGGGTTATAAATcttattatataacaaaaacaagcggCAACGGCATGAAACCTGTGCCAGACCCCGCAAATAAGTCGAGTTTCACAAGCATAGGAAATGAG TACATCCGACTCAACTTCGATACAAACGGCTTTCTAGTAACTGTCACAGCCGACGGCATGACACGCATAGTCAATCAAGAGTTTGTGTATTACGAAGCCGCTATAGGTAACAATCGTGAGTTCCGTAATCGTTCTTCGGGCGCATATATTTTCCGTCCCGCTCACGATCAAGTCCGTTCGATTTCATTACAACCCAAGCTCAAAATCTATCGTGGTAATCTAGTAGAAGAGGTGCACCAGTCATTCAATGAGTGGGTCAGTCAAGTGGTGCGCGTCTATCGACAACAGCATCATGCCGAATTTGAATGGCTTGTCGGGCCGATACCGGTGGACGATGGAAGAGGCAAAGAGATTGTTAGTCGCTTCAACTCGGACATAGATTCAGCCGGTGTCTTCTACACTGATTCGAATGGTCGTGAAATGCTTAAGCGTAAGCGAGATCATCGCGATACTTGGAAGGTGAAATTGTTGGAGCACACCGCAGGCAACTATTACCCCATCACCACGAAGATCGCTTTGGAGGATGATAACGCACGTATGGCCATACTAACGGATCGCGCACAAGGTGGCAGCTCTATGGGCGCTGGCTCTTTGGAATTGATGGTTCATCGACGTTTATTGCATGACGATGCCTTCGGCGTTGATGAAGCCTTGAATGAAACCGCTTACGGAGAGGGTTTGATAGCGCGTGGCACACACTATCTAATCGTCGGCTCATCGCAGAAACAGCAAAGTCCAACGACACAGGCAATTGAACGTTTCACGCAGTTGCGCAAACTATTACCTGCCTGGAGTTTCTTCAGCGATGCTGAGGATATAGACTATGCGGACTGGCGTGAAAATTTCACTAACATT TTCACCGGCATAGAATTTGAGCTACCGGAAAATATACACCTCATGAGCTTCGAACCATGGCACGAGAACGAAGTGCTCGTACGCTTCGAACACATACTTGAGAAGGATGAAGACCCCGAGTATTCGAAGGCCGTGCAATTTAATATACAAAGCGTATTGTCAATCTTAAAAATCGCAGATATGCGTGAAACCACGCTTGCAGCAAATGCTTGGTTGGGCGATAACCAACGCATGGAATTCGTGCCAGATGAGCCGGAGCTAGGTTACAACTCTTATGGTGTTTACCAAAGGTCACTTCAGCACCAACTTTTGTTGAGAGCCGACAGACCACTTCTTGGTGCCAAATACTACGACGAAACGAAAAATCCGAAACGAGAAGAAGACGAAGATGAGCAGCTGGCAATGCAAACGAACCGTCTAAAGCGCGATACCGAGGAGTCGCAAGAACTGAATCGCGAGCGTGCCGAAAAGCTGCGTAAACTGAAGGTGCGAAGGCAGACTTTGGCGAAAAAGTATGTGAACGGCGATGACCGTTTCGTCGTAGAAATGAGTCCAATGCAAATGCGCACCTACATACTCACCTTGCAGAAGGAAAACTGA
- the LOC126752492 gene encoding lysosomal alpha-mannosidase isoform X4, whose product MHSTASSCPFGSTLKLFIIFFLCALHNNLGEARPQSAEHEYVAVGKKCGYESCPKTQPNMLNVHLVAHTHDDVGWLKTVDQYYYGSKTLIQKAGVQYILDSVVHELLRDPEKRFIYVESAFFFKWWREQEPELQEQVKMLVNEGRLEFIGGAWSMNDEATAHYQSIVDQFTWGLRRLNDTFGECARPRIGWQIDPFGHSREMASMFAQMGFDGLFFGRLDYQDKMERLTTKTAEMIWRASANLDSSKLFTGALYNQYQPPPGFCFDILCADEPIIDAKHSPDNNVKRRVDEFIAISRNMSKGYRTDNILVTMGEDFHYQDANSWFKNLDKLIKYTNERQVNGSNVNLLYSTPSCYLKSLHDAGISWPTKDDDFFPYASDPHAYWTGYFTSRPTLKRYERVGNHFLQVCKQLTAMAPNTAGQFDPHLSFMREAMGVMQHHDAVTGTEKQAVAADYARHLEVAIRACATNTKEVLNQLTVDTAASESATESGRRERRWATGPKKEYTFKFETCTLLNISSCAVPEKADKFVLTLYNPLAQTVSEFVRIPVPDVNYEVKDFDDVTMETQFLPIPAPIQDLNFRKSSALYELVFLASSLPPLGYKSYYITKTSGNGMKPVPDPANKSSFTSIGNEYIRLNFDTNGFLVTVTADGMTRIVNQEFVYYEAAIGNNREFRNRSSGAYIFRPAHDQVRSISLQPKLKIYRGNLVEEVHQSFNEWVSQVVRVYRQQHHAEFEWLVGPIPVDDGRGKEIVSRFNSDIDSAGVFYTDSNGREMLKRKRDHRDTWKVKLLEHTAGNYYPITTKIALEDDNARMAILTDRAQGGSSMGAGSLELMVHRRLLHDDAFGVDEALNETAYGEGLIARGTHYLIVGSSQKQQSPTTQAIERFTQLRKLLPAWSFFSDAEDIDYADWRENFTNIFTGIEFELPENIHLMSFEPWHENEVLVRFEHILEKDEDPEYSKAVQFNIQSVLSILKIADMRETTLAANAWLGDNQRMEFVPDEPELGYNSYGVYQRSLQHQLLLRADRPLLGAKYYDETKNPKREEDEDEQLAMQTNRLKRDTEESQELNRERAEKLRKLKVRRQTLAKKYVNGDDRFVVEMSPMQMRTYILTLQKEN is encoded by the exons ATGCATTCAACTGCAAGTAGCTGCCCATTCGGCAGTACCctgaaactttttattattttcttcttatgTGCGCTGCATAACAACTTGGGCGAAGCGCGTCCGCAAAGTGCAGAACATGAATATGTAGCGGTCGGCAAGAAATGCGGTTATGAG AGCTGCCCCAAAACCCAACCCAATATGTTGAATGTCCATCTTGTGGCACACACTCATGATGATGTGGGCTGGCTCAAGACCGTCGATCAATATTATTATGGCAGCAAAACGCTGATACAAAAAGCCGGCGTACAATACATTTTGGACTCGGTAGTGCATGAACTGTTGCGGGATCCCGAAAAACGTTTCATCTATGTCGAATCGGCATTCTTCTTCAAATGGTGGCGCGAACAGGAACCGGAACTGCAGGAGCAAGTGAAAATGCTGGTAAATGAGGGGCGTCTGGAGTTTATCGGTGGCGCTTGGAGTATGAATGACGAGGCAACAGCGCATTATCAAAGTATAGTCGATCAATTTACTTGGGGTTTGCG gcGCCTCAACGACACTTTTGGTGAGTGTGCGCGTCCACGCATCGGCTGGCAGATCGATCCGTTTGGGCACTCACGTGAAATGGCTTCAATGTTTGCGCAAATGGGTTTCGATGGACTCTTCTTCGGTCGTCTCGATTATCAGGACAAAATGGAGCGTTTGACAACCAAAACAGCGGAGATGATATGGCGCGCCTCGGCCAACTTGG atTCATCCAAACTGTTCACTGGTGCTCTATATAACCAATACCAGCCACCACCCGGGTTTTGCTTCGACATACTTTGCGCTGATGAACCGATAATTGACGCCAAGCATAGTCCAGATAATAATGTTAAACGCCGC GTCGATGAATTCATCGCAATTTCACGCAATATGTCCAAGGGCTATCGCACCGATAATATACTCGTTACAATGGGTGAAGATTTTCACTATCAAGATGCGAATAGCTGGTTCAAGAACCTCGATAAGTTGATCAA ATACACAAATGAGCGGCAAGTGAATGGTTCCAATGTAAATCTTCTTTATTCGACACCTTCTTGTTATCTGAAGTCTCTGCATGACGCCGGTATAAGCTGGCCAACAAAAGATGATGATTTCTTCCCATACGCCTCAGATCCGCACGCCTATTGGACAGGGTACTTCACCTCTCGGCCCACCCTAAAACGTTACGAACGCGTTGGCAACCATTTTCTACAAGTTTGCAAGCAACTCACCGCCATGGCGCCAAATACAGCTGGCCAGTTCGATCCACATCTCTCATTCATGCGCGAAGCAATGGGTGTCATGCAGCACCACGACGCAGTCACCGGCACCGAGAAGCAAGCGGTTGCTGCAGACTATGCGCGCCATCTGGAAGTAGCAATACGTGCGTGTGCCACTAATACAAAAGAAGTCTTAAATCAACTCACTGTGGACACAGCGGCTTCCGAAAGTGCTACAGAGTCTGGAAGACGAGAACGCAGATGGGCTACTGGTCCTAAAAAggaatatacatttaaattcgAAACGTGTACACTGCTCAATATCAGTTCGTGTGCAGTACCCGAAAAGGCTGACAAATTCGTTTTGACTCTGTACAATCCACTGGCTCAAACGGTTTCAGAGTTCGTGCGTATTCCGGTACCGGACGTGAACTATGAGGTTAAGGATTTCGATG ACGTTACAATGGAGACGCAGTTCTTACCAATTCCTGCACCTATACAAGATCTCAATTTCCGAAAATCAAGCGCACTTTATGAACTTGTTTTCCTTGCAAGCTCACTGCCACCGCTGGGTTATAAATcttattatataacaaaaacaagcggCAACGGCATGAAACCTGTGCCAGACCCCGCAAATAAGTCGAGTTTCACAAGCATAGGAAATGAG TACATCCGACTCAACTTCGATACAAACGGCTTTCTAGTAACTGTCACAGCCGACGGCATGACACGCATAGTCAATCAAGAGTTTGTGTATTACGAAGCCGCTATAGGTAACAATCGTGAGTTCCGTAATCGTTCTTCGGGCGCATATATTTTCCGTCCCGCTCACGATCAAGTCCGTTCGATTTCATTACAACCCAAGCTCAAAATCTATCGTGGTAATCTAGTAGAAGAGGTGCACCAGTCATTCAATGAGTGGGTCAGTCAAGTGGTGCGCGTCTATCGACAACAGCATCATGCCGAATTTGAATGGCTTGTCGGGCCGATACCGGTGGACGATGGAAGAGGCAAAGAGATTGTTAGTCGCTTCAACTCGGACATAGATTCAGCCGGTGTCTTCTACACTGATTCGAATGGTCGTGAAATGCTTAAGCGTAAGCGAGATCATCGCGATACTTGGAAGGTGAAATTGTTGGAGCACACCGCAGGCAACTATTACCCCATCACCACGAAGATCGCTTTGGAGGATGATAACGCACGTATGGCCATACTAACGGATCGCGCACAAGGTGGCAGCTCTATGGGCGCTGGCTCTTTGGAATTGATGGTTCATCGACGTTTATTGCATGACGATGCCTTCGGCGTTGATGAAGCCTTGAATGAAACCGCTTACGGAGAGGGTTTGATAGCGCGTGGCACACACTATCTAATCGTCGGCTCATCGCAGAAACAGCAAAGTCCAACGACACAGGCAATTGAACGTTTCACGCAGTTGCGCAAACTATTACCTGCCTGGAGTTTCTTCAGCGATGCTGAGGATATAGACTATGCGGACTGGCGTGAAAATTTCACTAACATT TTCACCGGCATAGAATTTGAGCTACCGGAAAATATACACCTCATGAGCTTCGAACCATGGCACGAGAACGAAGTGCTCGTACGCTTCGAACACATACTTGAGAAGGATGAAGACCCCGAGTATTCGAAGGCCGTGCAATTTAATATACAAAGCGTATTGTCAATCTTAAAAATCGCAGATATGCGTGAAACCACGCTTGCAGCAAATGCTTGGTTGGGCGATAACCAACGCATGGAATTCGTGCCAGATGAGCCGGAGCTAGGTTACAACTCTTATGGTGTTTACCAAAGGTCACTTCAGCACCAACTTTTGTTGAGAGCCGACAGACCACTTCTTGGTGCCAAATACTACGACGAAACGAAAAATCCGAAACGAGAAGAAGACGAAGATGAGCAGCTGGCAATGCAAACGAACCGTCTAAAGCGCGATACCGAGGAGTCGCAAGAACTGAATCGCGAGCGTGCCGAAAAGCTGCGTAAACTGAAGGTGCGAAGGCAGACTTTGGCGAAAAAGTATGTGAACGGCGATGACCGTTTCGTCGTAGAAATGAGTCCAATGCAAATGCGCACCTACATACTCACCTTGCAGAAGGAAAACTGA
- the LOC126752492 gene encoding lysosomal alpha-mannosidase isoform X3 → MHSTASSCPFGSTLKLFIIFFLCALHNNLGEARPQSAEHEYVAVGKKCGYESCPKTQPNMLNVHLVAHTHDDVGWLKTVDQYYYGSKTLIQKAGVQYILDSVVHELLRDPEKRFIYVESAFFFKWWREQEPELQEQVKMLVNEGRLEFIGGAWSMNDEATAHYQSIVDQFTWGLRRLNDTFGECARPRIGWQIDPFGHSREMASMFAQMGFDGLFFGRLDYQDKMERLTTKTAEMIWRASANLDSSKLFTGALYNQYQPPPGFCFDILCADEPIIDAKHSPDNNVKRRVNDFLKFIDQQAQFYRTNNIIITMGGDFTYQDANVYFKNLDKLIRYTNERQVNGSNVNLLYSTPSCYLKSLHDAGISWPTKDDDFFPYASDPHAYWTGYFTSRPTLKRYERVGNHFLQVCKQLTAMAPNTAGQFDPHLSFMREAMGVMQHHDAVTGTEKQAVAADYARHLEVAIRACATNTKEVLNQLTVDTAASESATESGRRERRWATGPKKEYTFKFETCTLLNISSCAVPEKADKFVLTLYNPLAQTVSEFVRIPVPDVNYEVKDFDDVTMETQFLPIPAPIQDLNFRKSSALYELVFLASSLPPLGYKSYYITKTSGNGMKPVPDPANKSSFTSIGNEYIRLNFDTNGFLVTVTADGMTRIVNQEFVYYEAAIGNNREFRNRSSGAYIFRPAHDQVRSISLQPKLKIYRGNLVEEVHQSFNEWVSQVVRVYRQQHHAEFEWLVGPIPVDDGRGKEIVSRFNSDIDSAGVFYTDSNGREMLKRKRDHRDTWKVKLLEHTAGNYYPITTKIALEDDNARMAILTDRAQGGSSMGAGSLELMVHRRLLHDDAFGVDEALNETAYGEGLIARGTHYLIVGSSQKQQSPTTQAIERFTQLRKLLPAWSFFSDAEDIDYADWRENFTNIFTGIEFELPENIHLMSFEPWHENEVLVRFEHILEKDEDPEYSKAVQFNIQSVLSILKIADMRETTLAANAWLGDNQRMEFVPDEPELGYNSYGVYQRSLQHQLLLRADRPLLGAKYYDETKNPKREEDEDEQLAMQTNRLKRDTEESQELNRERAEKLRKLKVRRQTLAKKYVNGDDRFVVEMSPMQMRTYILTLQKEN, encoded by the exons ATGCATTCAACTGCAAGTAGCTGCCCATTCGGCAGTACCctgaaactttttattattttcttcttatgTGCGCTGCATAACAACTTGGGCGAAGCGCGTCCGCAAAGTGCAGAACATGAATATGTAGCGGTCGGCAAGAAATGCGGTTATGAG AGCTGCCCCAAAACCCAACCCAATATGTTGAATGTCCATCTTGTGGCACACACTCATGATGATGTGGGCTGGCTCAAGACCGTCGATCAATATTATTATGGCAGCAAAACGCTGATACAAAAAGCCGGCGTACAATACATTTTGGACTCGGTAGTGCATGAACTGTTGCGGGATCCCGAAAAACGTTTCATCTATGTCGAATCGGCATTCTTCTTCAAATGGTGGCGCGAACAGGAACCGGAACTGCAGGAGCAAGTGAAAATGCTGGTAAATGAGGGGCGTCTGGAGTTTATCGGTGGCGCTTGGAGTATGAATGACGAGGCAACAGCGCATTATCAAAGTATAGTCGATCAATTTACTTGGGGTTTGCG gcGCCTCAACGACACTTTTGGTGAGTGTGCGCGTCCACGCATCGGCTGGCAGATCGATCCGTTTGGGCACTCACGTGAAATGGCTTCAATGTTTGCGCAAATGGGTTTCGATGGACTCTTCTTCGGTCGTCTCGATTATCAGGACAAAATGGAGCGTTTGACAACCAAAACAGCGGAGATGATATGGCGCGCCTCGGCCAACTTGG atTCATCCAAACTGTTCACTGGTGCTCTATATAACCAATACCAGCCACCACCCGGGTTTTGCTTCGACATACTTTGCGCTGATGAACCGATAATTGACGCCAAGCATAGTCCAGATAATAATGTTAAACGCCGC gtgaatgattttttgaaattcattgaTCAACAAGCACAATTTTATCGCACTAACAACATAATCATAACGATGGGCGGCGATTTTACTTATCAGGATGCTAATgtctatttcaaaaatttggatAAACTTATAAG ATACACAAATGAGCGGCAAGTGAATGGTTCCAATGTAAATCTTCTTTATTCGACACCTTCTTGTTATCTGAAGTCTCTGCATGACGCCGGTATAAGCTGGCCAACAAAAGATGATGATTTCTTCCCATACGCCTCAGATCCGCACGCCTATTGGACAGGGTACTTCACCTCTCGGCCCACCCTAAAACGTTACGAACGCGTTGGCAACCATTTTCTACAAGTTTGCAAGCAACTCACCGCCATGGCGCCAAATACAGCTGGCCAGTTCGATCCACATCTCTCATTCATGCGCGAAGCAATGGGTGTCATGCAGCACCACGACGCAGTCACCGGCACCGAGAAGCAAGCGGTTGCTGCAGACTATGCGCGCCATCTGGAAGTAGCAATACGTGCGTGTGCCACTAATACAAAAGAAGTCTTAAATCAACTCACTGTGGACACAGCGGCTTCCGAAAGTGCTACAGAGTCTGGAAGACGAGAACGCAGATGGGCTACTGGTCCTAAAAAggaatatacatttaaattcgAAACGTGTACACTGCTCAATATCAGTTCGTGTGCAGTACCCGAAAAGGCTGACAAATTCGTTTTGACTCTGTACAATCCACTGGCTCAAACGGTTTCAGAGTTCGTGCGTATTCCGGTACCGGACGTGAACTATGAGGTTAAGGATTTCGATG ACGTTACAATGGAGACGCAGTTCTTACCAATTCCTGCACCTATACAAGATCTCAATTTCCGAAAATCAAGCGCACTTTATGAACTTGTTTTCCTTGCAAGCTCACTGCCACCGCTGGGTTATAAATcttattatataacaaaaacaagcggCAACGGCATGAAACCTGTGCCAGACCCCGCAAATAAGTCGAGTTTCACAAGCATAGGAAATGAG TACATCCGACTCAACTTCGATACAAACGGCTTTCTAGTAACTGTCACAGCCGACGGCATGACACGCATAGTCAATCAAGAGTTTGTGTATTACGAAGCCGCTATAGGTAACAATCGTGAGTTCCGTAATCGTTCTTCGGGCGCATATATTTTCCGTCCCGCTCACGATCAAGTCCGTTCGATTTCATTACAACCCAAGCTCAAAATCTATCGTGGTAATCTAGTAGAAGAGGTGCACCAGTCATTCAATGAGTGGGTCAGTCAAGTGGTGCGCGTCTATCGACAACAGCATCATGCCGAATTTGAATGGCTTGTCGGGCCGATACCGGTGGACGATGGAAGAGGCAAAGAGATTGTTAGTCGCTTCAACTCGGACATAGATTCAGCCGGTGTCTTCTACACTGATTCGAATGGTCGTGAAATGCTTAAGCGTAAGCGAGATCATCGCGATACTTGGAAGGTGAAATTGTTGGAGCACACCGCAGGCAACTATTACCCCATCACCACGAAGATCGCTTTGGAGGATGATAACGCACGTATGGCCATACTAACGGATCGCGCACAAGGTGGCAGCTCTATGGGCGCTGGCTCTTTGGAATTGATGGTTCATCGACGTTTATTGCATGACGATGCCTTCGGCGTTGATGAAGCCTTGAATGAAACCGCTTACGGAGAGGGTTTGATAGCGCGTGGCACACACTATCTAATCGTCGGCTCATCGCAGAAACAGCAAAGTCCAACGACACAGGCAATTGAACGTTTCACGCAGTTGCGCAAACTATTACCTGCCTGGAGTTTCTTCAGCGATGCTGAGGATATAGACTATGCGGACTGGCGTGAAAATTTCACTAACATT TTCACCGGCATAGAATTTGAGCTACCGGAAAATATACACCTCATGAGCTTCGAACCATGGCACGAGAACGAAGTGCTCGTACGCTTCGAACACATACTTGAGAAGGATGAAGACCCCGAGTATTCGAAGGCCGTGCAATTTAATATACAAAGCGTATTGTCAATCTTAAAAATCGCAGATATGCGTGAAACCACGCTTGCAGCAAATGCTTGGTTGGGCGATAACCAACGCATGGAATTCGTGCCAGATGAGCCGGAGCTAGGTTACAACTCTTATGGTGTTTACCAAAGGTCACTTCAGCACCAACTTTTGTTGAGAGCCGACAGACCACTTCTTGGTGCCAAATACTACGACGAAACGAAAAATCCGAAACGAGAAGAAGACGAAGATGAGCAGCTGGCAATGCAAACGAACCGTCTAAAGCGCGATACCGAGGAGTCGCAAGAACTGAATCGCGAGCGTGCCGAAAAGCTGCGTAAACTGAAGGTGCGAAGGCAGACTTTGGCGAAAAAGTATGTGAACGGCGATGACCGTTTCGTCGTAGAAATGAGTCCAATGCAAATGCGCACCTACATACTCACCTTGCAGAAGGAAAACTGA